The genomic interval TCACGCCATCGCCGCGTCGAAGCATCACATCCGTCACGGCACCCACAATCTCGCGGCAGAGGGTGGATCATCCGAGTTCATCACGCGCGCAATGCGCCGCGTGATCGATGAAGAAACGGCGCGGCTCGAATCGGGGCTCGCGGTGCTGGCTTCGGTCGGCAGCACCGCACCGTTCGTGGGACTCTTCGGCACGGTGTGGGGTGTCTATCACGCGCTCGTGACCATCGGCATGAGCGGTCAAGGCACGCTCGACAAGGTCGCCGGGCCGGTCGGTGAGGCGCTCATCATGACGGCGCTCGGGCTCGCCGTGGCGATTCCGGCGGTGCTCGCCTATAACGCCTTCGTGCGCCGCAACCGGCTCGTGCTGGCAAGGCTCGATGCGTTCGCGCACGACCTCTTTGCATTTCTCACCACCGGCTGCCACGTTGCCGAGGTGCGGCCTGCCATAGCGGGAGCCGGCCTGCAGCGCGCGGCCGGGGGAGCGGCCTGACGATGGCATTCGGCAGCTTCGAAGCCGGCGCCGGCCGGTCCACGACGATGGCGGAGATCAACATGATCCCGCTCATCGACGTCATGCTGGTATTGCTCGTCATCTTCATCATCACCGCGCCGCTGCTCACGCACGCGGTGAAACTCGACCTGCCGAAGGCGACGAACACACCGAACCTCAGCCACCCCGACAACATCCAGCTCGCCATCGACGGCGACAGCAAGATCTTCTGGAACGGCGAAGTGGTGGATCGTGCGGGGCTGCGCGAACGGCTTGCAACCGCCGCCCGGATGGATCCGCAGCCGGAAGTGCACCTGCGCGCCGACCGCAAGACCCCCTACGAGGCGGTGGCGCAGAGCTTGTCCGACTCGGCCAACGCCGGACTCACGCGGATCGGTTTCGTGACCGATCCGGCGGACGCACCCTGATCGAGGAATCGTGTCACGCAGCCGCCGGCAGCTACGTCGGTTGCGACCTGAACTCGGTAGCCAGCCAGCGGTCGAGCAGCGCCTTTTCGTAGCGCAGCGGACCGACCAGGTGAACCAGCGACTGGCCGACGAAGTTCTGGTCGATCAGAACGCGCTCGCCTCGTGAGAGTACGCCGCCGCTCGCATCGAACAGCGTGAAGCGAAGCGTGATCCGCGGCGGCGTCGCGTCCTGGATCACGCGGAAGCTCGGCATCCCCGGCGTTCTCCACCACTCGTACGTGCCGGCGAGGCGCACGTCCGTGATCTCGACGACGAGCGTCTGATCAGGCGGGACGACGCCCTGCGCCCGTTCCACGAGGTACGTTTTCAGCTCATCGAGAACGGCATACCTCACGTCCGGAAACTGCTCCGGTTTCAGGAAGTCCACTTCGACGCGACTGCGGGCCTGAGTCGCCTCGGCCAGGGCGGGGGCGGCGACGATCAGCGCGAAGCCGAGAGCGGCGGTGAGCACTTTGTTCCTCATGATCGACCCTCCACGGATGCGCTTGCGGGGCGCCAACACTGCTTCGGTGATTCTACGCCCGGGGTATCGGCGCCGCTGCAACTCCGTCACACGCCGATACGGTCTGGCCGCTACGACGGGCGCGGAAATAGGCACCCCGGCCCTGGCCATGTGATCATCATGCCGGTGAACACCGACAGCATCGGTGCCTTTTCCTGAGATGGCGGACGATCCGGTTGCGGCGGTTGCGTCGTGCATGCGGCCAGCGGATTGCGGTGCAGGCAAGCATCGCGGCGACGATCACGGTGTCGAAGATGGCCTGATCGCTCATGACGCGCTCCTGCGCTCCGCAGGACCTTGCCGATCAGAAGTCGAACTGGGCACTGACGCGGAAGGTGCGCGGCGCACCCTGGACCAGGATGAAGCCCCAGCTCGGCAACCAGTACGCTTCGTTCAGCAGGTTGCTGATGCCGAAGCGCAGCGTCGTCGTCGTGTCACCGACCCTCGTCACGTAGCGCGAGCCGATGTCGATGGTGTAGTACGACGGAACGGAGTTGAGGTTGCTGGACTCGAGCGGGCGGTTGCTGACGAAGTTGGCGCCGCCGTTCACGAACAGTCCTGGCACCTGCGGCACCGCGTACTCGCTGTAGAGAAGCGCCGTGAACTCGGGCGCGCCGGCGGCGCGCTTGCCGTTGAGCAGAGGGTCGTCGCTGTCGTTCTCGGTGTGGAGGTACATGAGGCCGGCGTTGATCGACCATTCGCGCGTCGGGCGCACGCGGCCGGACCACTCCACGCCGGTGTAGGTCTCGTCACCCGACTGCTCGAAGACACCGACGCTGTTGATGGCTTCGAGTCCCTTCTTCAGCTGAAAGACCGCGGCGGAAGTCGACCACCAGGTCTCCTCGACCTTCACGCCCAGCTCGTACTGCTTGGTCGTGATCGGCGGCAGCGACTGGCCATAGTTCGCCGTGCCGAGCGGCGCGCTTCCCCCTTGCTCCAGCGCCTGAACGTAGCTCGCGTAGAGGGTCATCGGCGGCAGTGGCTTGTACATGAGAGCCACCGTCGGCGTCCAGGGATTCGCCGTGTAGGTGGCGTTGCCGAAGTTGTAGGTGTTCTGGCGGTAGTCGATGTAACGCATACCGAGCAGCGCCGACCATTCGGGGGTGAAGTTGACGGTGTCGCTGGCGAAGATGCTGGTTTGCTGCGTCCTGCTCTGCAACTGGAGATCGCGCGGCATCACCTGCCCGGGGTTGAAGAACGAAACCGGTGCCTGGTAGATGTTGCCGAAGCCGAGTGTCGTCTGCGAGAAGGTCTGGGTCCAGATCTGCTCGAGTTCCTGCCAGGCGGCGCCGAAGGCGACGTCATGACGCAGGAAGCCGGTGGAGAACTTGCCGCTGACGATCGCATCCACGTTCTGGGTCGGGTAGCGCTGCGGCCCGGCGAACTGATTGTCGAGATAGTTTCCGAAGTTGTCGAGCAGGATGAGTGCGCTGTCGTAGTTGGTGCGGTTCTGCTCGGCCCAGCGATACGCCAGGCGCGCATTCCAGTCGTCCGCGAACGCCCAGTTGAGTGACGTGCCCAGCATCTTGAACTCGGTGTCATGCCAGGTGAACGGCTGCGCGAGCCGCACGTTGCCCTTGATCGGGGACGGGAGTTGGGTCACCGGCGTCAGTACCCGGTCGATCCCCATGAACTGCAGGAAATTGTCGGGAAGCCCGTAAGCCTGGTAGGGGACGACGCCGTAGTACGCGGCGTACACGCGCCGCTGCTGGGCGAGTCCATCCACCTGCCAGACCAGGTCCGGCGTGATGCGCCAGTCGAGGGCGGCTATGCCCGACGTGCGCCGGATGTATCCGCCGTCGTTGACGAACGTGTCGCCCTGCTCCTGCACGGCGTTGATGCGATAACCGAACATGTTGTCCTCGCCGACGCGTCCGGCGAGGTCGATCTGGCCCTTCAGCGTGGCGTCGTTCATGTAACCGACGGTCACCGAGCGCAGCGGCTCGTCGGTCGGACGCTTCAGCACGAAGTTCGCGATGCCGCCCGGCGAACCGAAGCCGTACATGAATCCGCCGGAGCCCTTGAGCAGCTCGACGCGCTGGAAATGCTCGAGTGGCAGATCGCTGCCCCAGTTCGCGATCGCCAGTCCGTCGACCTTGTAGCCGTTCAAGAGATCGAGCTGCAGGCCGCGGATCATGATGCCGGACGCCTCGCCGATGTAGCCGTCATCGAGGGGGATCACCGAAGGATCCAGCTTGAACACTTCGCCGATGGTGACGGCCTGACGGTTCTCGATCGACTCCTGGTCGACCACGTCGATGGCGAACGGCGTGTCGAGCACCGGCCGGTCGCCAAGCGCACCGGTGCTGGCACTTGCATTCTGTCCGGAGTCGGTGACGCGCACTTCCGGCAGTGCCGTCTCCACTTCGGATGGCGGCGTCGATTGTGCCCAAACCGTGAACGCGGGGAAGAGAGAGAGAAGCGCGCATGCGAGGGGACGCAGCCGCGGGCGAAAGACTCTGGTCGTCATGGAGTGCTCTCCGGTGTTGGTGGTGATTGGTAAAAGAGCGGCAACGAGAATGCGAGTCGCGCGGTAAGTTTTACGGTGAGCGGAAGGCTCAGTGTCAGGAAGGAGTTCTGGGCGTTGACCCAGTCGCTGCGGTTGGCGACGGTCTCGACGGCGAAGAGGACGCTCGCTGGTTTGCCGAATGGAATCGGCAGATTTCCCCAGGCAAAGGACGGGTCGTTGCGGAAGACGTGCTGCGGCGTGTCCAGCAGGGGGCGCTCGCCCAGTGCGCCCGTGTTGGCTCGGTTGCGCGGAAGCTGTCGGTCTCCGGCGCGGCCTGCACGCGCAGTTCGCGCAACTCCGTTTCCGGCGGATCGCTGCGCGTGGGCTTTTTCTCGGCCGCGCCCGAACCCGGCTCGACCGCGGGCGTGTCCGACTCCTCAGCGAGGCTTGCGAGCGGCGCGCCCAGCGCCAGCGTAGCGGCAACAACGAGTGCACGACATGCGAAGTCCATCCATCGATCTCCGGGTATCGAAGAGGCTCGCTGGCATGGTCGCTGGCTAGCTGGCTTGTGGTCGTTGGGTGAAGGTGGTCTATCCCGTCAGAACGCTCGTCGCCTTCGCCGGGCGAGCGTCCAGCAAACAAATCCGATCAGAAGCGGCGCCGACGCGAGGACGAAGAAAAGCGCATCGAGCGCGCCTTTCGCCATCAGCATTCCTATCAGCCCGGTCAGCACCAGCACGGCAAGAAAGAGCGACAGTCGCCGGGGCGACCTCGCGCTCACGCCTGCGCTCCGGCCATCGCGGTCGAGCGTCGCCGCGTGCTGCGCCGCGTCCACCACAGCCATGCGCCGTTGCCGACGATGTACATCGTGAGCCAGGTGCAGGCGAACCACAGCAACTGCAGGGGCAGTCCGCCGTAGTCGCCGAAGTGCAGCGGCTCGGACAGCATGATGAGCTTGAGGTACCACGGTGCCGGACGGATGTCGGTGATCCTGCCGGTCGCGGCCTCGATCATCACGATCTCGAAGAGCTTGTCGTCATATCCGCTTCTGCCGTAGAGCAGCGCCGTGTAGTGACGGTCACCGGACAACTCGGTTCCGGGAAACGTGATGAAGCGCAGCTCGCGGTGAGGCAGGGCTTCCTGTGCGGTGGCGACGATGGCATCGATGGAAGGCCGGGGTGCCGCGACCGCCTCGGTGGCAGGAGGCGTCTTCGCCACCATCTCCTTGAGTTCGGTGTTGGCCCACACCTGGATGGCGATGCTGGCGAGCGCGAGGAAGACCCCGGTGAGCGAGACGATGAACGCCCAGCCCAGCACCACGACGCCGATCAGGTTGTGCAGATCGAGCTGTTTCAGGCGCGAGCCGGGGCGACCGCGCACGAC from Betaproteobacteria bacterium carries:
- a CDS encoding TonB-dependent receptor, whose protein sequence is MTTRVFRPRLRPLACALLSLFPAFTVWAQSTPPSEVETALPEVRVTDSGQNASASTGALGDRPVLDTPFAIDVVDQESIENRQAVTIGEVFKLDPSVIPLDDGYIGEASGIMIRGLQLDLLNGYKVDGLAIANWGSDLPLEHFQRVELLKGSGGFMYGFGSPGGIANFVLKRPTDEPLRSVTVGYMNDATLKGQIDLAGRVGEDNMFGYRINAVQEQGDTFVNDGGYIRRTSGIAALDWRITPDLVWQVDGLAQQRRVYAAYYGVVPYQAYGLPDNFLQFMGIDRVLTPVTQLPSPIKGNVRLAQPFTWHDTEFKMLGTSLNWAFADDWNARLAYRWAEQNRTNYDSALILLDNFGNYLDNQFAGPQRYPTQNVDAIVSGKFSTGFLRHDVAFGAAWQELEQIWTQTFSQTTLGFGNIYQAPVSFFNPGQVMPRDLQLQSRTQQTSIFASDTVNFTPEWSALLGMRYIDYRQNTYNFGNATYTANPWTPTVALMYKPLPPMTLYASYVQALEQGGSAPLGTANYGQSLPPITTKQYELGVKVEETWWSTSAAVFQLKKGLEAINSVGVFEQSGDETYTGVEWSGRVRPTREWSINAGLMYLHTENDSDDPLLNGKRAAGAPEFTALLYSEYAVPQVPGLFVNGGANFVSNRPLESSNLNSVPSYYTIDIGSRYVTRVGDTTTTLRFGISNLLNEAYWLPSWGFILVQGAPRTFRVSAQFDF
- a CDS encoding biopolymer transporter ExbD; the encoded protein is MAFGSFEAGAGRSTTMAEINMIPLIDVMLVLLVIFIITAPLLTHAVKLDLPKATNTPNLSHPDNIQLAIDGDSKIFWNGEVVDRAGLRERLATAARMDPQPEVHLRADRKTPYEAVAQSLSDSANAGLTRIGFVTDPADAP
- a CDS encoding PepSY domain-containing protein produces the protein MDTIAGSSNRDEALGRMSRWFRFNVWLHRWSSLIATPFFFVLCVTGTILIFHHEIEDLLGTLPEVTVPAGATRAPLAPMLEEAHARAAERKAMYVFWDPDEPERVAIGMGPQGATKFDEVHPSFFNAYTGEYLKSIDFSKTLSGFMLTLHANWFLDLPGQLFGGVIALLVVLSLLSGLVVYAPYVKRIAFGVVRGRPGSRLKQLDLHNLIGVVVLGWAFIVSLTGVFLALASIAIQVWANTELKEMVAKTPPATEAVAAPRPSIDAIVATAQEALPHRELRFITFPGTELSGDRHYTALLYGRSGYDDKLFEIVMIEAATGRITDIRPAPWYLKLIMLSEPLHFGDYGGLPLQLLWFACTWLTMYIVGNGAWLWWTRRSTRRRSTAMAGAQA
- a CDS encoding MotA/TolQ/ExbB proton channel family protein; the protein is HAIAASKHHIRHGTHNLAAEGGSSEFITRAMRRVIDEETARLESGLAVLASVGSTAPFVGLFGTVWGVYHALVTIGMSGQGTLDKVAGPVGEALIMTALGLAVAIPAVLAYNAFVRRNRLVLARLDAFAHDLFAFLTTGCHVAEVRPAIAGAGLQRAAGGAA
- a CDS encoding DUF3016 domain-containing protein; amino-acid sequence: MRNKVLTAALGFALIVAAPALAEATQARSRVEVDFLKPEQFPDVRYAVLDELKTYLVERAQGVVPPDQTLVVEITDVRLAGTYEWWRTPGMPSFRVIQDATPPRITLRFTLFDASGGVLSRGERVLIDQNFVGQSLVHLVGPLRYEKALLDRWLATEFRSQPT